The Budorcas taxicolor isolate Tak-1 chromosome 25, Takin1.1, whole genome shotgun sequence genome includes a region encoding these proteins:
- the SPTY2D1 gene encoding protein SPT2 homolog: MDFREILLIASKAQGVNNVPKRYSLAVGPPKKDPKVKGVQSAAVQAFLRRKEEELRRKALEEKRRKEELVKKRIELKHDKKARAMAKRTKDNFHGYNGIPVEEKSKKRQAMQSHTSQGADQEYEMEEEDEFLEYNQAESEQEYEEEQEPPKVESKPKVPLKSAPPVMNFSDLLRLAEKKQYEPVEIKVVKKTEERPMTAEELREREFLERKRRKRTPETDARLPPTRRAPSQKEGVGTKLSRGSGDTHPPCKGTLPHPEKKPRPSPADEKRLHLSSSKSVPGERTKVAPGSCSQPSLHEGRDRPVFNGAGKPHPSTYSPSVPKTSAKGPQKSATEHKAKKSPSHPSHSRPGPMATPHNKAKSPGVRPPGSSSSPAPGRPSTGTARPTVSSGPVPKRQNGSSNSGPERSVSGNRKPASDFSPPGRTVSGTSGLGRPAGGSGGPGRPVGGSSGSGRPVGSSGGPGRPVSSPHDLRRPVSGSGPPGRLISGPGRSVNGPAPAGRPVSSSGPGRPVSSLGPGRTVNNSGAPLKPKCTVVSETISSKNIISRPSNGQMNGMKPSLSGYRSAHGPQRLPFPSGYKRQREYEEEEDDEEEEYDSEMEDFIEDEGEPQEEISKHIREIFGYDRKKYKDESDYALRYMESSWKEQQKEEAKSLRLGMQEDLEEMRREEEEMRRRKAKKLKKR; this comes from the exons GACGAAAAG ccttagaagagaagaggagaaaagaagaactAGTGAAAAAGCGAATTGAGCTAAAACATGACAAGAAAGCAAGAGCTATGGCCAAAAGGACAAAGGATAATTTCCACGGTTACAATGGGATTCCTGTTGAGGAAAAGTCAAAGAAGAGGCAAGCAATGCAAAGTCACACTAGCCAGGGAGCAGACCAAGAGTACGAGATGGAAGAAGAGGATGAATTCTTAGAATACAATCAAGCAGAGTCAGAGCAGGAGTACGAGGAAGAACAAGAACCTCCCAAAGTTGAAAGCAAACCAAAGGTCCCCCTTAAAAGTGCCCCACCAGTCATGAACTTCAGTGATCTACTCAGGCTGGCTGAGAAGAAGCAGTACGAGCCGGTGGAGATAAAGGTCGTGAAGAAGACGGAAGAGCGGCCTATGACTGCAGAAGAACTTAGGGAGCGAGAATTCCTTGAACGAAAGCGGAGGAAAAGGACACCTGAGACAGATGCAAGACTGCCGCCAACCAGAAGAGCACCCTCTCAGAAAGAAGGTGTGGGCACAAAGCTTAGCAGAGGCTCTGGAGACACGCATCCTCCTTGCAAGGGTACTCTTCCTCATCCTGAGAAGAAACCCAGACCCAGCCCAGCTGATGAGAAACGCTTGCATTTGTCTTCGTCCAAATCCGTGCCAGGGGAGAGGACCAAAGTAGCCCCTGGCAGTTGCTCCCAACCCTCGCTTCATGAGGGCCGTGATAGACCTGTTTTTAATGGGGCTGGAAAGCCCCACCCCAGCACCTATTCACCAAGTGTCCCAAAGACTTCTGCTAAAGGGCCTCAGAAATCTGCTACCGAGCACAAAGCCAAAAAATCTCCTTCCCATCCTAGCCATTCCAGGCCTGGACCCATGGCCACCCCACACAATAAGGCCAAGAGTCCAGGTGTCAGGCCGCCAGGCAGCAgctccagcccagcccctgggcgGCCTAGCACAGGGACTGCCCGGCCCACGGTTAGTTCTGGCCCTGTGCCCAAGCGCCAGAATGGCAGCTCCAACTCAGGACCCGAGCGATCAGTCAGTGGGAACAGGAAGCCAGCCAGTGACTTCAGTCCCCCAGGACGGACAGTCAGTGGTACAAGTGGCCTTGGTCGACCTGCAGGTGGCTCAGGCGGCCCTGGGCGACCTGTCGGTGGCTCCAGTGGTTCTGGGCGACCTGTGGGCAGCTCTGGGGGCCCTGGGCGGCCTGTAAGCAGTCCACATGACCTCCGACGACCAGTGAGTGGCTCAGGCCCCCCTGGGCGGTTAATCAGTGGCCCTGGCCGGTCAGTCAATGGCCCAGCTCCAGCTGGACGACCTGTCAGCAGCTCAGGCCCCGGTAGACCAGTGAGCAGCTTGGGACCTGGGCGAACAGTTAATAACTCAGGTGCCCCTCTGAAGCCCAAATGCACTGTTGTCTCAGAAACAATTTCTTCCAAGAATATAATCAGCCGGCCCAgcaatggacagatgaatggaatgaAGCCATCCTTATCTGGCTACAGATCTGCCCATG GTCCTCAAAGGCTTCCCTTTCCTAGTGGTTACAAAAGGCAGCGAGAATatgaagaggaggaagatgaTGAAGAAGAAGAATATGACTCTGAAATGGAAGACTTTATTGAAGATGAAGGAGAACCTCAGGAAGAAATATCCAAGCACATTCGAGAAATCTTTGGCTATGACCGAAAGAA ATACAAAGATGAAAGCGATTATGCCTTACGTTACATGGAGAGTAGTTGGAAGGAGCAGCAGAAAGAAGAAGCGAAGAG CTTAAGATTAGGTATGCAAGAAGATTTAGAGGAAATGAGAcgtgaagaagaagaaatgagacGTCGAAAGGCCAAAAAGCTGAAGAAGCGTTAg